In Diceros bicornis minor isolate mBicDic1 chromosome 23, mDicBic1.mat.cur, whole genome shotgun sequence, a single genomic region encodes these proteins:
- the IL22RA2 gene encoding interleukin-22 receptor subunit alpha-2 — MTPQHCFLGFLVSVSLTQVVGAQPAPASLRPQRVHFQSHNFHNVLHWRPGRACTGNSSLYFVQYKMYGQRQWNNKADCWGIQEFFCDLTSETSDIQEPYYGRVRTAWAGILSGWTMTQRFMPWWETKIDPPVMNIIQVNGSLLVILHAPNLPHRDQKGENVSMEDYYELVYRVFIINNSLEKERKVYEGAHRVVEIEALTPHAVYCIVAEIYQPMLDRRSQRSGERCVDIP, encoded by the exons ATGACACCCCAACACTGCTTTCTAGGCTTCCTCGTCAGTGTCTCCCTGACTCAAGTGGTCG GAGCTCAGCCAGCCCCGGCGTCTCTGAGGCCTCAGAGGGTACATTTCCAGTCCCACAATTTTCACAACGTTTTGCACTGGCGCCCTGGGCGGGCTTGTACCGGCAACAGCAGTCTCTATTTTGTGCAGTATAAAAT GTATGGACAGAGACAATGGAACAATAAGGCGGACTGCTGGGGCATTCAAGAATTCTTCTGTGACCTAACCAGCGAAACGTCAGACATACAGGAGCCTTACTACGGGCGGGTGAGGACGGCCTGGGCTGGGATCCTCTCAGGCTGGACCATGACGCAGCGGTTCATGCCCTGGTGGGAAA caaaaatagaTCCTCCAGTCATGAATATAATCCAAGTAAATGGATCTTTGTTGGTGATTCTCCATGCTCCAAATTTACCACACAGagatcaaaaaggagaaaatgtatCAATGGAAGATTACTATGAGCTAGTATATCGGGTCTTTATAATTAACAATTCACTAGAAAAG GAGCGAAAGGTGTATGAAGGCGCTCACAGGGTTGTTGAGATTGAAGCTCTCACACCTCATGCTGTTTACTGCATAGTGGCTGAAATCTACCAGCCCATGTTAGACAGAAGGAgtcagaggagtggagagagatgTGTGGACATTCCCTGA